The Bacteroidales bacterium region ATGGGTTTTTCTATTGCCTTGCGCATGGCACTGGCCATGGATTCAATATCATTGGGTGCCGCAAGATATCCATTGTATCCATCCTTAACCGTGTCGGGGAAATGCCCTACGCAGGTAGCCAGAATAGGCATTCTGAAATTGTAGGCAATGGATTCAACTCCCGAAGGAGTAGCAGTCTCATAAAAAAGCAGAATGGCATCACTAACCTGGAAATACTTGTGCACATCCTCATTTGGGATGAACTCGTTGACAATGGTAACCCGGTCCTGTAATCCGAGTTTTGCCACAAGTTCAAGAGGCCGGTAATTCCGTTCATCGCTTTCCTTGTTCAGGAACATGGATTTGAGAGCTCCGAAAATTACCCTTTTGAGGCGGGTAGTGAACCTGCGTGCATCCAATGTTTCCCAGAATGATTCTCCGGCAATCAGCAGGCTGACATCGTCCCTTTCACTGGCCAGAATATGGAATGCGCGTATGGCATTGTGCAATCCTTTGTACTTTCTGATGAATCCGAAGAAGAGAAAAACGTATTTTCTCAGATTCATCTGCCTTTTGGCTGCCTCCACATCAAAATTCGGGTCGGGTTTGAACATATCATAAACAGGATGGAAGAGGCGAATTACCTTTCGGTTTCCTTTGGTAACCTCCTGGGAACGGTTATCAACCAGGGCAAAGGTACGGGATGGGAAAAAAGCTGCCAGCTCGCGGGCTGTTTTTATGGAATGAACA contains the following coding sequences:
- a CDS encoding glycosyltransferase, which encodes MKRIVCFGPGPMFKGGIANYNTSLAKALARTGEAEVHIVSWTSQYPAIIPRDFLDRKSRTEALLEGTNISVHYLTNYNRPLSWYRTYRFIKKLNPHLVIFQWAIAIQGLPMGRIARWLCRNTKAEVIFDLHFVQQKEGSRLDRWFTRIGIKHAHTYIVHSIKTARELAAFFPSRTFALVDNRSQEVTKGNRKVIRLFHPVYDMFKPDPNFDVEAAKRQMNLRKYVFLFFGFIRKYKGLHNAIRAFHILASERDDVSLLIAGESFWETLDARRFTTRLKRVIFGALKSMFLNKESDERNYRPLELVAKLGLQDRVTIVNEFIPNEDVHKYFQVSDAILLFYETATPSGVESIAYNFRMPILATCVGHFPDTVKDGYNGYLAAPNDIESMASAMRKAIEKPIPRENVAETSRKMSWDNYARAVLGTNGTSA